A window of the Lactuca sativa cultivar Salinas chromosome 7, Lsat_Salinas_v11, whole genome shotgun sequence genome harbors these coding sequences:
- the LOC111880841 gene encoding probable LRR receptor-like serine/threonine-protein kinase RFK1 isoform X4: MQPSHANATLETIQIVMSIHKWYSLDGILSPELAKLPYLRSFDVAYNFLQGTIPREWGSSQMEEILILGNRITGEIPPELGNLTSLRNLDLEANYLSGTIPPQLGRLINLRSLILSSNQFTGRLTPALGQLVNLRNFRINDCNFSGPIPDFIQNWRQVNRLHMVASGLTGPIPLNISLLDSLNDLRISDINGPPQLFPPLNRTTTLTRLILRNCNLFGEIPDYIWQLRDLTLLDASFNNLVGRISNNILQRSIRYVFLTSNMLSGDIPNNLLEVNGAAIDLSYNNFTWQEPNQPSCEQNRDRLVNLFRSSSTGNSIQDVRPCFEDIKCHRYACSLHINCGGDDVTIRENERSVLYKGDAIVDGGVANLYDSGKNWGFSSTGDFMDDAIFTNIGYIESLEGSTDLPTLYTTARLSPLTLTYFGYCLENGEYAVQLHFAEIKFTNDSTYRSHGRRIFDIYIQGRLVRRNFNIEDEAGGVSIPLVIMFNASVTDNILEIKFYWAGKGTTRFPTRGVYGPLISAIDVDPYFKTCSIGGKKTNIAVFIGVAVAVPCFVLLILFILWRRKCFKRQRTNDKDFEGMSLKTISFTYKQLKSATDNFSPSNKIGEGGFGPVYKGTLSDGTLIAVKKLSAQSRQGNREFLNEIGVISCLQHPNLVKLHGCCIEGDQLLLVYEYMENNSLASALFESSKSRLMMDWATRLKICIGIARGLAFLHEESRIKIVHRDIKATNILLDKDLNPKISDFGLARLHEDEKTHVSTRVAGTIGYMAPEYALWGYLSDKADVYSFGVLVLEIVSGKNNNSYIPTNDCICLLDWACRLETSKHYEELFDERLESGINKEEVETVVKVALLCTNGSSSMRPTMTEVVNMLDGKTCVPEIIPEASGYSEDLRFKAMRDFRRDMNGQNSSNGGQTQTTDTIPTGTNHSLSSSDDQFEMQIIDTRS; the protein is encoded by the exons ATGCAACCATCACATGCGAATGCAACATTGGAAACGATACAAATTGTCATGTC CATACACAAATGGTATAGTCTTGATGGGATACTTTCGCCTGAATTAGCAAAACTTCCTTACCTACGATCCTT TGATGTTGCTTACAATTTCTTACAAGGCACGATACCGCGTGAATGGGGTTCATCGCAGATGGAAGAAAT TTTGATTCTTGGAAACCGTATCACCGGAGAAATCCCACCGGAACTAGGCAATCTCACGAGTCTTAGAAATCT GGACCTTGAAGCAAACTATCTCTCAGGAACTATTCCACCACAATTAGGGAGATTAATCAATTTGAGATCTTT GATCTTGTCTTCGAACCAGTTCACAGGGAGACTGACACCGGCGCTTGGTCAACTAGTAAATCTTAGAAATTT TAGGATAAACGATTGCAACTTCAGTGGGCCGATACCTGATTTTATACAGAACTGGAGACAAGTTAATAGATT ACACATGGTGGCTAGTGGACTCACGGGGCCGATTCCCTTAAACATATCTCTTCTCGACAGCCTAAATGATCT GAGAATTAGTGACATAAATGGTCCACCTCAACTATTTCCTCCCCTTAACAGAACCACAACGTTAACAAgatt gATCTTGAGAAATTGCAACCTTTTTGGGGAAATACCGGATTATATTTGGCAATTGAGAGATCTCACATTGTT GGACGCAAGTTTTAACAATTTAGTAGGGAGAATATCCAACAATATCCTTCAGAGGAGCATACGATATGT ATTTCTAACTAGCAACATGCTAAGCGGAGACATACCAAATAATCTGTTGGAAGTTAATGGGGCTGCAAT TGATCTTTCCTACAACAATTTTACATGGCAAGAACCTAATCAACCCTCATGCGAACAAAACAG GGATAGATTGGTAAACTTGTTCAGAAGCTCTTCAACCGGAAACTCGAT ACAGGATGTGCGTCCATGCTTTGAAGATATCAAGTGTCATAGAT ATGCATGTTCGTTACACATTAATTGTGGCGGGGATGATGTGACGATTAGAGAAAACGAGAGGTCGGTTCTTTACAAAGGAGATGCTATTGTGGATGGTGGTGTAGCAAATTTATATGATAGTGGCAAGAATTGGGGATTTAGTAGTACCGGAGACTTCATGGATGATGCTATTTTCACAAACATCGGATATATAGAATCTTTGGAGGGGAGCACAGACTTACCGACCCTATACACAACCGCTCGTCTATCACCACTCACGCTCACTTACTTTGGCTATTGTTTGGAAAACGGGGAATATGCGGTTCAGTTGCACTTTGCAGAGATCAAATTCACCAATGATAGCACGTATAGAAGTCATGGTCGGCGGATATTTGATATCTATATTCAG GGACGGCTTGTTAGAAGGAATTTTAATATTGAAGACGAGGCGGGTGGGGTTTCAATTCCGTTGGTTATAATGTTCAATGCAAGTGTGACCGATAACATTCTAGAGATAAAGTTTTATTGGGCAGGTAAAGGGACGACCCGTTTTCCTACAAGAGGAGTCTATGGACCTCTTATATCAGCTATTGATGTTGACCCAT ACTTTAAAACTTGTTCAATCGGTGGAAAAAAGACAAACATAGCAGTTTTTATTGGCGTCGCGGTTGCGGTTCCGTGTTTTGTATTGTTAATCTTGTTCATTTTATGGCGGAGAAAATGTTTTAAAAGACAAAGAACAAATGACAAAG ATTTTGAAGGAATGTCATTGAAAACAATTTCATTTACGTATAAACAACTTAAATCAGCTACGGACAACTTTAGCCCTTCAAACAAAATCGGCGAAGGAGGTTTTGGGCCGGTTTACAAG GGTACATTGAGTGATGGCACTTTGATTGCAGTGAAGAAGCTTTCGGCTCAATCAAGGCAAGGAAACCGAGAATTCTTGAATGAGATTGGTGTGATTTCTTGCTTACAACATCCAAATCTTGTTAAACTCCATGGATGTTGCATTGAAGGAGAtcaattgttgcttgtttatgaGTACATGGAGAATAATAGCCTTGCAAGCGCTTTGTTTG AGTCGAGTAAAAGTCGATTAATGATGGATTGGGCAACGAGGTTGAAGATATGTATTGGGATTGCTCGAGGTTTAGCTTTTCTTCATGAGGAATCAAGGATCAAAATTGTGCATCGAGACATCAAAGCAACAAACATTTTGCTTGATAAAGATCTGAACCCTAAAATATCAGATTTTGGATTAGCAAGGCTACATGAGGACGAGAAGACACACGTTAGCACTAGAGTTGCAGGAACAAT AGGATACATGGCACCTGAGTATGCACTCTGGGGTTACTTGAGCGATAAAGCAGATGTTTACAGCTTCGGAGTTCTAGTGTTAGAAATCGTCAGCGGCAAGAATAACAACAGTTACATTCCAACAAATGATTGCATTTGTCTTCTAGATTGG GCTTGTCGATTGGAAACGAGTAAACACTACGAAGagctttttgatgaaagattggAGTCGGGAATCAACAAAGAAGAAGTGGAAACGGTGGTGAAAGTAGCGCTTTTGTGCACCAACGGTTCTTCGTCGATGAGGCCGACGATGACGGAGGTGGTAAATATGCTTGACGGGAAAACTTGTGTGCCGGAGATAATCCCGGAGGCAAGCGGTTACTCTGAAGATCTAAGATTCAAAGCCATGAGAGACTTCCGACGTGATATGAATGGTCAAAATAGTTCCAACGGTGGTCAAACTCAGACTACTGACACGATTCCAACAGGTACAAATCATTCTTTGTCATCTTCCGATGATCAATTTGAGATGCAGATCATCGATACCAGATCCTGA